In Rutidosis leptorrhynchoides isolate AG116_Rl617_1_P2 chromosome 6, CSIRO_AGI_Rlap_v1, whole genome shotgun sequence, the DNA window tataattacatttttatttacacacaattgttcgtgaatcgtcgggaatagtcgcaggttaaatgaatccatgtaaatagttcaaaaattttgagactctacattacagactttacttatcgtgtcgaagtcatatcaagattaagtttaaatttagtcggaaattcccgggtcgtcacacatattggcactaaggatcaattggcagatattttcactaaagcacttcctgaggaaagacatttttatcttcttgggcaacttggaatgttaaatctatcaattgaaatgttgtccagtgatgatactctctaaactgttgttgtaaaaaaaaaaatatattagagTCTGGATTACGTCATATTCAGAGTCTGGATGACATCATGTTATTTAGAGTCTGGAAAGGTTTACTCTGCTGGTGTATTTTTACTGTAAACTTGTTTCCTTATTTAGTCATTAAAGGTTTTCTTTATTCGGTTTTCTAAAGTAAAAAGTTAAATTTTGAAGGGGGCTAATGGTAACTTTTTGAAATTTTTGTGTCAGGAGTATTTATATCTCCCCTaatttttcttcttcaaaatcttcttcaaattaatcttcaaacataaaccctaattcctttcattcgatcatcatcttcttcaacaccTCTCTCGGTTTTCATAATTCACTCGTGTTCTTGAAAGTTTTTGATTGAAGCTAATGGCAAATACGAAGTTCATTCCTTTTGTTCTTGTTCCCACCGATAACATGATTAGGGCTAAAGAAATCAGAGGAGAGAAGGATGTGCAGGTTTTGGCTAACAATAGGGTTGCTTGTGATACTATTCCTGCGAATTTTGCTAATGAAGGGTATGAGGATCTGGTATTGTTCATGCGAAATCACCCTTtgaaggatgctttcttcaagacaaCGATCATGTTTCCAGAGATGTTAGGAGAATTTTGGTATACTTGCGTTGGGAACAGAGAAGCTAGATCTATCACTGGTACTTATAGAGATGGTAACAATTCTTTAACTCTTACTGAAAATCATTTAAGAATTGCTTTGAATCTTCCTGTTCAAGATAACTTTGTTAGAACTGTGTCAAGGTCTGCTGTAAGATCTTGTTTTCCTATGGTTGGTCAACCTTTAACTGATTCTTCTGTTAAGATTAGTATGTTCTCTCCAAGGTGGATGTTTTGTTGTCGAATGTCATTAGAAGTTTGAGCTTCAAGTGTCGTAGTCTGACTGAGATTAATGATTTTGAGGCACATCTGTTTCATGCTATAGTCACAGGGAGGAATATTGATTTTGCACGTTTATTCTTCAATGAACTCTTGGTTCTCACTGAAAAAACTCCAAGAGATCATAATGTGCCTTTTATCAGGTTCTTAAGTTTAATGTTTGAACAAGCTATGACTCCTGCTTTATATGATGGGCTTAAATTGTTTCGTGTGTATGAGTATACCTTTATTCCAGAATGTAGTGTCAGAATGTTTCACAGCCACATTGTGAATGATCAAGAAGTTGCTCTTACTCCTGCTATGATACAAtgggtcaatcttggccgtgcagaccaacctacagattctgagcaatcagagtCTGCAGGGGCATCTTCTTCAGAATCTGAGCAATTAGTGTCTGCAGAAGGTCACAACAATGGTCAACAATCtttagaatctgagcaatcagattctacccccacACAAACTCCACCCCATGTTGTTACACAAACAGAGCAGGCTGAAGACATGGATGAGGACATCCCACCTCATtctaacccatcttcacccactgctACTGAGCAAATTTCCCACTCAACCCACCTTATGAACCCACCAGTTCATACAGAGAATACCACCATAATTAAAACCTTAGATAATACAGCACTTGTGGATTCACCTCAAAAATTCACTAGGAAGAGTGCTGCACGCACTactccatcacctctgctagaggttggtgtgAGGAGTGCTTTGACCCAACCTGAACCTGATAGGATAGTTAACGTGGATACCCGCATTACAGTCACTGAAaaaacccactcagttgacttacatgaagaagtcccaatcctggactcaaataaccaaatccaaaAACCAACTGAAATGGCCAAGCCAACTTTTACCCCAGACTTGAGTCTGCCACTACCCACCCAAAATGTTCCatccttacacattcttgcacaggctgtcaatatcacactcatgtcacagggtgagatacaggcctcaaaaccttctatgtccaaagatcagttttctttacaacaggaaggctgtgaggacataccaaccctaccctCATCCATTGAcactacttctcagactgaggcaccagtcaccatggttggcctacatcaggctttgaccaagttgactaaggagtttgatgacaagctttctattgtgcagtctaagattaataatcttaactttaataataattttgtttctaaaGATGAGTTGATAGAGGtgaggaggttggttggggatatgcaggggttgCCTAGTATAAGAGGTTCAGGGTCTGTAACAGAAATTAATCAAAGGTTGACTGAGCTGGAGAAGAAAatggttggtgttgatgaactgagaCAATGTTTTACTGGGTTTGCATCTGATATTTGTTCCCTCAAAAATCAACATACTGAAATTTGGAAGTTCATATCTTCtctagatgatgtcaaaaagggggagaaaagaaagagaTCAGATGATGCAGGTATTGCAGATGCAGGTATTGCAAGTGTTGAGGGGGAGCAATCTAAGAAGACTCACATTGAGGGGGAGCAACAAATTGAGGGGGAGGATATTGTTGATAAGGGTACTGGTGGCAAACAGGGTAATTCTAGTGGTGTTTTGGTTGCTGCTACACAAAGAGCAGATGGTGATCTCAGGGCTCAGATGAACAAGAGGTTCAGATTCAGAAGATATGATGGTGATGTTGTGAAAGTTGAGGTTGAAAAATCTGAGTTTGAAGGTGTGATTTTGCTGTTAACAATGGCTCATCTGCCAGACAGAAGGTTAAgagttaaaatgaatcaaattgTTCGTTTAGGTTTTTGTGAATGGAGAGGCATAGCTGTTTGTATCAAGGAGTATGCAGGGGATCAAGTTATTGTGAATGAAGTATTGAAGAGAGTGTGCATGTTGGTTCACTTGGTGTTTGAAGAAGGATTCATTATTACTAAAGATTATGAAGtgttttgtgaaacttttaacctgGGAATGAAAAAGAGAAGAGTTAAGGGACATATTGAAAGATATGCTGTTCCTGAGCATTTGGAGTTTGTTGATGACAAGTATGTTGAATACTTGGATGGCTTGATGATAAAGACTACTGGAAATCAAAAGATGTTGATTAGGCGTGATCAGTTTGAAGAGGCAATCATTGATATGTTGATTAATCTTTTGTCCAGGTGTGAAACAGAGCAAACATTTCCTTTCAGGGTGCAATTGTTGAAACACTTGTATAGTAAGCTGAACATGTTGAAGAAAATTCATCATATGAAGAGCAAGTGTAAGCTTATTGAAAAGGAGTATGCTAAGGTGGTTAAGTAGGTGAacaggttgttttgacatcatcagatagggggagattgttgggaataataatctgatgagtcaaaagtattttgcagattttagaatCTGGaggtttagagtctgaagttgcagactctggaatttGCTGAAGTCAACGGTTGAAGTTTTCTTTAAGCCAAAGCTAAAGATTATTCTGGAGATATGCTTAAAGTTTAAGAAGATATGTTTTGAAGATTCAGTTTTATCTCCAGAATTGACTTTTGAATTAATAGCTAATTTGTttgatttttagtttatcttttccttatttatagcgaagtagttttggaaaccaaatctccagatttggtgtttatctgtataaatagggacgtatggTTTAGTTTGAAGATGTACTTTTTACACGATCAATATCATTAGTCTTCTATCctattatcgtgttctctcaatttctgcttcttatttattgtttaagtgagagtctggtgttcatagttcaattactgtgaactaataacttaTGGTCCAAGACTCGATCGAACTGGGCTTAGAATGAACCTGGTTAGGAGAGAAAATCTTAGTTTTGGTGTTCCCAGTTTTGTTTTTATTGGGAGGGAAAGAAAAGAAGTGAAATGATTATTATGCATAAGTTTTTCTCTTACACTTGTTTCCAACTTGGAAAGTACCACATCCATCCCTTTCATTCATTTTCACTTCATTTATTTTCTTTCAACTTTAAACTCGAGAACAAAGCCTAGGAAAACTGGAACAGTTACGGTCATTCTGAAACTGAAATCTATCCTTGATAAAAGCATTAAGCCATTACTATTACCCTGTAGGAAAAATCTTACTAATATTGATGAAACTCAGAGAAGTAGAAAGTGGTAATACTTCAAAACTCTCTGTCATTGACTTGGAGTTGTAAAACTAAACTTGATTTTGGTCACTAAAATGTATAACCAGCCATTCACAGATTCACCACTGAGTAAGAAACAATGATTTTGATCATTAAAATAGCTTTTGACATTTTTAATCATAAAAACTACTAATGTCTGTCTTAACATCACGCATATATTTCAGAATGTTATGCTTAATGTTTTCGAACCTCTCAGCTTAGAAATTCTACAGTAAAACAACTTGTAGATCAGTTATTTGTTGTAAGTTGTAACAAAATCATGTGATCTCCTCTATAACATAAAAAGCGAACAAAACTCCCTGTTCGAGACACGTACACAGACACAAGATATCTTAAGACCCGAGGTAATCTATCTGGTAAGAACTTATAATTAAACGTCTCGTAAGAGTCGAAGAAAATACAGCGTAGTGCTGCAATGACTTCATATTTAACAAAATCATCTGCAACATGTGGAAGCTACTCACTTGTGTCTTTTATCAAGCAAATGCAGATAAGATATTCTTCTTTACTGTGAATTCATCTGCCTTTACCGGGCTAATTGACTGAAAATCAACAAATTAGTAGACTAATAATATCAGAGACTGTAGACACTTGGGTATATATATAGgaaatatttggtactgaaaaaattcatatagaaaatattaattgattaataataataataaaccattaaGTAGACAGATGAGTGAGTGCGTTTTACCTTGGAAAGCATACGTTCTAAACGTTGGATTTCATTCTTTGCGTAATCAGCACCTTTAGCCATACAACTATGGGCAACTTTAGTGTATATCTTTCCATATCTGGATCGATTGTGCAAACTCAAGCATGTAAAAAAAGatggatatataataataatacacgcGGGTAAAAGCACAAGAAcacgaatataataataataaccttgccAAAGGACCATCGAGGTTTCCCGCTTCCTCTTCAATCTTGGAATATACTTCTTTCTTATCATCATCGCCTGCACTTGTGAACTCCTTCACCAAGTTATCCAACATCTTAACTATTCCAGcctgtttttataaaaaaaaaaaaaaaaaaaaaaaaaaaaaaaaaaaaaaaaaaaaaaaattacataaaaaCAAGAGTAGCAATTCTGACCCATTTTCCTATGAAAGGGTCAAACGATAAACAAAAGGTATCTTTATAAGCCACATTTAGAAACAAAATTCAAAGGGGTCTCACACTTTTTACAGTGGCGAATCTTAATGGTATATGTTATAAAACCATATATTCTAAAAACATACGAGGTCTTGTAATTATATATTGATGGTGTCCTATACATATTTAGTGGTACTTGTAAAAAAAATTGACATAATTAGTGGTGTTACAGGACACCGTTGCAAAGCACATAGATTCGCCACTGAAGACACACGTCATAAGTCACAAGTCACAAGTTTGGACGAAAAGTGGTTCAGGTCAATATAGCTCGCTTTTGACCCGCCCATTTTGACACCTCTCTCAAACGTATACAGTTTGTTTGTTATAAGCTCGGGCTTAAAGTAAGGAAGTACTGACTGTGGGGGAAAGTTGTCCATCCTTATTGCGGCTAGTACCGCACTTGTCATTAACGAAGGTCACAAGACTATTTAAATCAAGTTCGCCATCGTAATCTTCACCACCTTTGTTATCCTTGGAGAAGAATTTTAATGTCGGATAACCACGTATGCCGTACCTGCATATATCATTATTTACTTCACACAACTTACAATTGGTTGATTCTTTAAAAGCATAATAAATTTGATCAACAATAATGGAACTCTTACCTTTCTCCAAGATCTTTGTACTTGTCGACATCAATATTGGCGATGACTACAGCGTCCTCGTTTTTATATGCAGTTGCAAGATTTTCAtagatctgcaaaaaaaaaaaaaaaaaaaaaaaaaaaaaaaaaaaagaatatgaGAACTATATTTGTAAAATCGAAAATATGCCACTTAGTAAGTACTTAAATCAAAAGAGTAAAGTCACATACAGGAGCAAGGTTATTGCAATGACCACACCTGCAATACAGAACAACATTGTGATGCACAATACCATCAGTTAACAGTATATTGGCAGACCAAATATTATATATgactaatataaatatattatatttatatgtccATATTAAAGGAGAGATTTTTTATGAATTAAGAATAAAAGTTTCTTAAACTACTGCTAAAATGAGAGTTACATAGGTAGTGTAGTTTCACTACATATATAAAATTTTGATGCTgattatataatttttaaaaacttaaataacaaTAAGTTGAAAGACCTACCAGGGTGCATAAAATTCAACCAACACATCCTTTTTCTTATTCAATACAATGTCATCAAAGTTGAGTGAATTTAGTACCACCACATTTGTGGAAATTGCAGCTACCTTAGCTACCTTTACATCAGTCCCTAAAAATGAATAATAGTTACATTAAACATATGGTGACCCAGAATTAATATGCACTAAAAACTGTACCTGTAAAATAACAGATTACTTTTACATGTAAGTATATAACAGAAAATAACAACTAATTCAGGGACAACCAAACAGATGATATGTTAATGTAGACATCAAAAGCAATAAAAATTGATCAAGTTAACATAATAAAGGGAGAATAAATTTACCTGCTTTACTATTTACATACTCAACTAATGCCTCAGCATTGCGGGAACCATCATACCTGATCGATCAGGACACTAGATTTCAGTATTCAAACATACTGTGTCTGTTTATCCGATAAATTAAGTTCAATAAAAAAAGGATATAACATGATAACTAACTTTTCGGGCTCTAAAGATCTTTCGGGAAACCATAGGATGGTGGGGTAGCCGGTGATTTTATATTTGGTGCAGAGATCCTTCTGTTCATCACAATCGACCTATAAAAAGAAAACCAGTAAAAGTATAATATCATTGATACGACATACAGAATCAACAATCGTGTTTTTATTTGTCAATATTGTCTATGAAACAATTAGTCAACTACTGCAACCTACAAGTGTTATATTAAAGCTTGTTAAACTGAAAAAAAAATCACAAATACATATAAGAAAGTTTTTTGATAGCTAAGTTATGTATATTATGGTACGTCTCAGCGTTAATACGAATAATTTTATTAACGGGATGAAGAGAGCAATGAAGATGTAAGCGGATGAAAGTTATAATAATCTATCATAAAATATTTTTAAATCAATTACCTTTCCAATTAAAACAGATTTAGTCTTCTTAAAACTTGCACCAAGTCGTTCATATTCAGGAGCTAGCTTCTTGCAGTGTCCACACCTGATTCAGTTAACAAATAGATTTAAAATTACATCTTTATCCACATGATAGATATATTTCAAAATAATATGGTTATATGATCAGCTTTGTATATCCCAAGAATCCAAGTTATCTTCACCTTACTTGATCCAGTGGCCAAACTTGAAACTCGGATACAGATGGGGagggtgtaaaaatttaataaatttttcattgttagcaggataaacataaaaaaaaaaaaaaaaaaaccctcattgtttggttaaaaaaaaaaaaaaaaaaaaaaaaaattagtgtaaTATTTTTTTCCATTAAATCTAGGTGGGCGGATACCACCTTTGGGTAACACTATGTTCCGCCCCGCTTGGATCTTCAACGAAAGTTAACACTATGTTCCGCCCCGCTTGGATCTTCAACGATTAAATCAAATACATTTATTGAACCATAATTAATAAATGATCAATCATCATTAATACAAAAAAAAGATACCAAATCAGGAATATATTTAGTATCACTCGAATTACCAGGGAGTGAAGAACTCGACAAGTGCGCCATGATCTTGACCGACTTCATTCTCGAAGATATCTGGCGTTAGTGTGACGACATCAGCAACAGCTGGCGAGATTACAAACAACGTTAGGGTAATAATTACTAATGTAAAATGGATCAAAGATGCTGCCATGTTAATTTTTCAGTTTCTGTTGTGGAACTAGTTGAATCAGATAATTGATTGTATAGTTTTAATTATGCATGGATATATGGGGGGTTTAGAATGTAGAAAGTGtcaaatataatactaaccatgattTGAGATCTAACCACTTCAACCGTAACCGGATTTCATGGACAGTCCCCCAGTTCAGTTGGAATTGGTGTATTGATTTTTAACTACAGTATATATTAGCTagaaattccagaaaaaaaatgttttaaaattaaaacttaataattaaaatCTACTAATTTACATAATATATATCAGCCCAACCCCGTGATGTCGTTTTATTTGACAAATGTGGTTTTAAATTAGGCCAAAGATAGTCGTTTTCTACTGTTCCTACCGACCATTTTTTCTAATCTATAAAAAGATTCCTCTTCACCAAAAATATCACCACCTCCATCGCTAGGCGAACATCATCCCATCCACCGCTGATACCACCATCGTCGCCGTAGCGACAACCGCCACTGTCACTGCTGACGCTACCCACACCTCCGCAGCTTCCGTCTCCACCTCCACCATATTTTACTTTTTTTTAAATTGGCGTTCTTCAAAGAAAAAACTAGGGTTTTTTGTTGCCGGTTGATGTCGCCCGATGCATGTTCTTCGTTTGTTGTAACTCATGTATGTTCTTTCTTTTTCCTTGATTTGTTGATTTTCGTGAATTTTAGGGTTTATAACGATTTCTATACCTTTTGAAATTAAAACCTTATTTTCTTAAGCGATTCAAGGTTCTTCTGTAAATATGGTTTTAAAGCAATTGAAAGGACGATTTAGAGGTCCAATCGTTTGATTTAACCCCTTTTTCTTTTGTTTGTGTTCTTTACCAGTTTGAAGTTGTGCGTCCAGTTTGTTTTGACATCAATCTTCAGGTTGTTAATTGTTTATAATACCATGTTTGCTTCTACCTATTTTTAATGTCTTTTTAGCAAATTGTAATTTTGAATGGTTCTTTTCGGATTGTTTTTCAATTGCTGCGTTTCTATAAAAGGATGAAATTGTTGTGTTTTTATAAATGTTGCTGCTGACGAGTTGTTCTATTACTGTTGCTTATTTGAATGCATTATACTTATCTTTTTGAATTTTGTTGTTGATGCACATTAGAGTGTTGATTTATATAATGTCTTatagaaaaaaagaaaagaaaattaaaTGGTAGTTGTAGTGGCATAGGAGGTGGCCCTTCTGATGTTGGTGGGGGTATTGACTTAGGTCTTCTTTGCCGAGTGAGTTATCGAATTCTTACTTATCAGAATCTAAAATTTGTTACATAACTCTTCGAATGCTGCAGTTGTATTTGTTTCAAGTGCTACTTTTGTGCCTGATAGTCTATCGTCTTCTTTTGGACGATCAGACATTCGTATTAACCCCTTAACTGTTGGTAACGATTTGCTTAATCAAATTATTTTTTGACAATGTTACTATTGTTTTATGttagtttttttttcttcataactTGACTTGGTTGCTAAGGTTACGAATAATTTGGTGTCTGATCAGTTGGTTGATTCACCGGTAGTTAGTACGCTTGCTTTTGAGCAGAGTACTGTATGCAGTGGCCGTGATCGTACATAACTATTCTGTATATGTGTATATCATTGACGCTTATCATTTATCTATATTCAAAGGAGGATGGAACAATCGTTGTTGATAGCTGGACTTGAAGCAAACAACGCTAACAGagtatttgtgacaacccggaaatttttgaccaaatttaaacttaatctttatatgattccgacacgataagtaaagtttgtaatgttgagtctcgaaaattttggaactatgttcatacattcaattgcccttttgactatgctcgatgattcacgaacgaatatataaatggatatgaatgtatatatgtatatatatatattataacttgaaaacgttaacaaagtattaaatgtataatattttacattaaacgtatttgtctcaatttatgcttaatatattcatctacggaattagaagataataccaacgattggattagtagatatttcaacaattataaatcccgtaaatattgtgataagtctttgttgagaggttcaccttgatttaagaaatctttcctttttaactttatttgatatataaataacttgcaacgtgtatagaaaaagtatttatatatatattgtatatatatattaaggttcgaaattatttttgtaaacaatagtaacacccatttattgttccgtttgataaataaatattatatacaaatttatatttttctaaacgaaaatatatattttacaatgtgataatgcatagaattgaattagatataaaacgtttcaatattattaaatatattttaataaacaacgaggagttgatttatagaagcaaatgaccaaattactaaaatgtataagttatacttggagtaatatagtttattgataatttaagattatattttgaaaaaggtacgaatcatgaaacgtaaagtacaagttttctaagcatacgaaaatgcattcgagaaaccggaactgagacattagtcgagcgtaaacgtacgagtcatcggaccaaaaattaaaagtcaattatgcatgtgaatataatataatatataattaattaatatatattatatatatattataaaaatatgtcgacaaacaaaacaacaaaaaattgtgagctggattttggggtcatgcgatcgcatgagaaataggcataaaacccatgcgatcgcatgggcatcagattccaaaaatttacctataaaaggtcagtttctgctcgagttcttttacacaatttcatatctctctgctctatatacatatatacatatatattaaaattattattattattattattattattattattattattattattattattattattaagattaatattattattaatcttatagttaggagtattattattagtattattatacataaaatacta includes these proteins:
- the LOC139852764 gene encoding protein disulfide-isomerase like 2-1-like — translated: MAASLIHFTLVIITLTLFVISPAVADVVTLTPDIFENEVGQDHGALVEFFTPWCGHCKKLAPEYERLGASFKKTKSVLIGKVDCDEQKDLCTKYKITGYPTILWFPERSLEPEKYDGSRNAEALVEYVNSKAGTDVKVAKVAAISTNVVVLNSLNFDDIVLNKKKDVLVEFYAPWCGHCNNLAPIYENLATAYKNEDAVVIANIDVDKYKDLGERYGIRGYPTLKFFSKDNKGGEDYDGELDLNSLVTFVNDKCGTSRNKDGQLSPTAGIVKMLDNLVKEFTSAGDDDKKEVYSKIEEEAGNLDGPLARYGKIYTKVAHSCMAKGADYAKNEIQRLERMLSKSISPVKADEFTVKKNILSAFA